The following DNA comes from Salmo trutta chromosome 15, fSalTru1.1, whole genome shotgun sequence.
ggggtttgtggtatatggccaatataccacggctaagggctgtatccaggtactctgtgttgcgttgtgcataagaacagcccttagccatgatatattggccatataccacacctcctcgtgccttattgcgtaAGTTTGCACTTAAACATCAGATATCTGCTCTTTCTCTGCTACCTCATTCTATTTCTCTAATTCTCTAGTCTAGTATTCCCTGGTTATGTtccacttctccctcctctatttcCTCACCTCTTCCCCAGACTCTTCTTTTCCTCTTTCTTGTCCTCCTCCTTACTTCCTCCAACATTTCCCATCTGTTGCATCTTACTGGCCTTCTCTTGCTTCACTACTTTTTTGGCCTTGCCCTTGTTTTTCTTATTGACCTTCCCTTCCTGAATATTTTGGACAAGGAGATAAAGTAATGTAAGCTTATAGGTTTTCTCTTCTCTTGAGCTACGATACCTAGAGCTATGCTATACTATAGAAGGACTTACAGCCAATATTCCCTTCTTGTATTTCCTCTCACCTGTGGGGCCACTCCAGCCATTTCCTGGAGCAGCTTCCTGCCGGACTCGCTCAGGTTGGTGATGGGAGCCAGGCGAGGGCTGTGGCGGTATGGGAAGTTCTCTGTTCGGGGCGGAGCGATAATGACAGGGCTGAGAGGAGTCAGAGGCCTTGGGACATTTACTGGGTAGGGAGAGCCTacagcagagggcagggcccGTAGGGCTTCAGCCAGGGTCCGGTGTGCTGAGGTCACAAGAGGAGAGAGACCATTCTTGACAGATACAGGACCTGAGTCCTTCCCTGGGCTCTGTAGGACCAGAAAGTAAAGTAACATATCAGGAAAGTGCTATGTTCAACACAATCTGTAGAAATACTTTATAACTACTCTATACATATTGCAGATACATGACTACACTCAAtaagtaattgtctgcatcatttccaatcccccatgtatatatatatatatatataaaaaaatgtaatattcagAACTTACCAGGAAGTCTGACTCATCGAAGGAGTGGAGAGACAGATCATCATCCTCGTCCATAACCTTCACGTCAAGCTTGGTCACCTTTCCATCCTCAACTTTCAGCGGTGGTGTCCTCCTTTCATGATCCTCATCATCACACTGTGTATCAGAGTCAACTAGTCAGAGACCATCCTCCTCACAGTGATGTCACTGAACAAAGACATGGACGGTAGGGTACAACTCTTTTACCTCCGATTCACAGTCAGTGAAGGAGTAGATGGAAAAGTCATCAGAACTGGAGGATGAGGTCACATCATATTTTCTCTCCATCAGCCGAGTCACCCTTCCAGactgaggagacagagaaaggcaTGTACTCATGGCAGCCATAGAATACACTGGCATTGACCCTCAAGGAAATGTAGAATATGTAGGCAATCCAACATGGTTTTACAAGTAGTGAGTAATACATGGGTAACTGAAAATGCAATAAATGCAACTCCCATAACATTAGGGGTGGGTCTAAAGACCTTCCATAATATAGGATTCTTTAGCATCTAGAATGGATGATTGTCAATTCAACCAAGCCACCCAAAATGGCCATATGAATCAACAGATTGATCTATCTGTTGTGTCTCTATGGGAACAGCAGAGATGACCTGGCTGAGAGGCTCTGGATTGATGCTCCATCCATCCCCAGATGTTTGGTCCTGCCCATAGCTCACAATGATTGGCTGTTAACAGTAAAGAATGAATTAAACACTGCTTTGCTCATTTTGGCCTTGAATTGTgtatcaataaataatataagtACTGTTATGTGGTTGAATATGAATGTGACTTACAGGccttttgtggatctgagggGTCTGCACTGAAGTAGACTGTCAAGACAGCATTCAATGTGGTTAGATAGGGATTTCTGCATTTGCTTTCATTCTGATAACTGCAGTTTGTACATGCAGAATGCATAACTAATGTGTATGTGTTATTGTTTCAGGTCGGATATGACTTACAGGCTTTGGCCTTCTGTGCACCTTGCCGGTTGGCCACAACACGGAATCAGGGGTGTTCACCCTCACTGGTTTCAACTGTCAACACAACACTCAATTTAGAATGTGATAATATAACAAAAACAggacaaaacaaacaaatatttGATATTTACCACATAAGGGCGGCGTCTTAAAGCTCTTTTGATTCTCTCATCATTACGGTCCATCTTTCTTTCTGAGGGAAACATTTCCATCAATTGATTGACACAAAACCCATcctgactcacacacagacacacacacacaaagatggcattccaaatggcgccctattccctatatatatatatatatatatatatatatatatatatatatatatatatatatatatgtttggaAGGAGGTGCCCCAAAAGGCCAAAGATTACCTGCAACAACCTGAGTGAAGAAAACGATTGTAGATTAAATCAAATCTGAACACAGTTTATGTAGTGAATTAATGCATGGCTACGTCATTTTATATCACAGCTTTATGACCGCGCATAAAACGTCACAAGAAAAAGGCTTGTTTGGAGCCGGACTGGTAGTCGCATCTTCTCACTGGTTGTAGCTCAATAACGAACGTGATGTGCTTATTATATCCTAATGACTGAGTAATGGTTGTATCGATGGTTGGTTGGACGTTTTACATAGATAGGCCAACATGATATCAATAGGAAGAAACCATTCCTtgccaaatatttttttattattttactttGAGTAACATTAAGGGAAGACAATGGAAGCCGTTTACTTTAATGTGTTGTCCCTGGCCTGACACGTTTTATTTAATTAAAcggttttattattttattaaactgTCAAATCAAATATATCTATCTTATCTTTCTatctaactcaaatgagctgttGAGGACTCTTTGGTCATCACATTTCAGGCACAAGCCAGCAGGTGGAAGTGTCTTTAAATGCAGCACTGCCTTAGCGCACTTCATGATCTGCGCAACAGTTACTTTGTGGTTGTGAAAGTGATTAATCCAAATGCGGAAGTACAGTACATTTGTTTTggtttagcaagctagctactcaAGTCTTGGCTAAAGTGTTGTGCAATATTGGAGGAAGTGTCGTAACTGACATGTTGTATTGTGCTTGAATACCCTCTAGTAGTTTGACAAGTATGCACTGAGCATCAACATGATCACCCGAATAGTTTAGAAAGATGTGGTTCAGAGGTTCAAGAGTTTTACTACTGAGTTCAGGCTAAAAAGTGGCATTGTTGCTGTCATTATagtatcatttgttttgtttactgTCACTACATATTTCGGTATATCAGAGGATGTCTAAAGTCTTGGAACTACAGTTTTTGCCAATGGGCATGGTACGTTAGCAAGGAGGGACTGGGTGATTTAAGAATCATAtgctcggtagctagctagctactttgtATGGGACTGTTGTAACGTTATCTAGCTTGCTACAACTTGTAGCTAACGTTAATGACGTAACATATggtgccagtaggctacagcagcAAGCTAGAGCACAACACATCAATGCCGCTGATGTCTGTCAACCCGATAATTTCAGTTTTAATGCTCTCCTCTTCCTTTGCGGTACACAAGATCATCACATACTCCTTCCACCACAAGACAGTGACCCAGCTACTCTTCAGCATTGGGGTTCTGGTGCACCTCTGGTGGgattgagaagagtgtggacaCTGTTTGGTTCCTCCTCGTGTTTCAGCTGCTCTCTATCAGCACAGGGGTGTTGTACACCCTCCTGGGGCTGGTACTGTTTGGTGCATCTGCCAAAAATCAAGGGGAGGGGTTAGttcctgtatctctctcccttatGGGTATGGCCACAGTGGTTATGGTTGAGGGCTTTCTTTTTGGGGTCAGTGTACCCATGTTAGCCCTGGCTGTTTCTGGTCATCGTAACACTTTTGGTCCCACACACTGTCTTCCTCTGCATCCCCATCATCGCAGGGGGATCTCCATCCTTACTCCAACCTTGTGGTTGACAATAACCATGATACACTGCAGTATGTTACAGCTTTAAGTGTGCTTAGTAGTGTAGTTAAGTTGTAATATGTTTATGTGCGGcgctgtggtctaaggcactgcatctcagtctacagtccctggttcgaatccaggctgtatcacatccggctgtgattgggaatcccatcggacggtgcacaattggcccagcgctgtccgggtttggccagggtaggccgtcattgtaaataagaatttgttcttaactgacttgcttagttaaataaaggttaaataaaaataaatgatataCTTGAAATTTGTGTTGAGTCATCATGCTGTACATAATGGGATGTTTGGTTAGGAAAATCACTGTGTCACACATTCTCCTTATCTTGCTCTGGGGAAACATGGAAAGGGCTGGCACCCACTTCTAGACATGTCTGATGCTAGGGCATCAGTGCTGGACAAGAAGATGCCTTTCAGGCTGCTGAGggacaactttggttttagaagtgtttttcttttttcatcCGGTTGGACAAATACTCCAAACAGACTTCCCAACCGCGTCCTCATGGCCCTAAAGCACACttttgcctcgttttgtatcacctTTCAATGATAAAtctggggggggacaaaaatgcaatttcagaatgtgggggaggggggcatgtctccctgtccccagtgaaagttgtgcccctgaacATTGATGTCCTGTATGACCCTGCATCAATAGAGAAGGAAGACGGTCCACCCACCCTGAGTACTGAGAAAGCACTAGACGCATCATTTATCCTATAAGACGAGAGGTCATTAAATGAACATGATTGCTGGGTGCAAGCCAGAGTACATGATGTACTACAGTATAATGAGGAGCAGTTTCAATAGATGATCCTCAGCTGTAATTGAATACTGTACAATAGGCACCTAGTGGTCCCCATGATTAGATAGAGAATTACTGTTTAGTTAGATAAGCTCTCTGTAATCTCTCCACATTCTCTTTGGTTGCAGAATCATTTCTACCCAGTCCAAGCCTACGCTCCAGTTTCCTCCAACCTACAGGCTACCGATACCACACCAAAGACATTTGAAGGCTGGGCCCACTCCTACTATACACAGGGGAGCCCTGTTCAGTTCTCAGGTTATTATGGTCACAACCATGGATATGTCCTCAAGCATAGCTTTGGGTAAAGTCACGAACATGAACACAGCTGCAGCCACAGTCAAGGTCATGGACATAGTCATGGACACAGTCATTGGCAGACATCTGCCTCTCAATCCAGAACTCACTGGGGCCCAGTGGCTCAACAttctctccagtctgtctgtcagtgcccCCCAGAGTTTCACAGCAAACATGCCCGAGTCTGTGATGGTTCACCCAGGTGCACCTGTGTCTTTATTGACAGATTGATGACATAGAAAACTGATTGAATGACAGAGCTCTCTCATTTGTTATACATTGAAATGTTGATCAggtgtgatttttgttgttgttgtggtaagTATTGTTGGAGCTATGACATATCCAGTCAGTGTGAGGCCTGAGGTTTCACCAGCtcgtagcgtcccacctgcccttCATGCAGGAGCTGGCCAATGAGCTGGTGTTTGTGCACACATCTCTTAAATGATTATGAATTGATCCACCATtgagcacaaaaacaacacttgttacagAATATTTTACTTAGAAATAACATCTGTCATACAAACCATGCCTGACAACATGATCCAATAAGACAGAAAAATAAAAGAacatttaaataaacattttggaatgtcttttaaaaaaaaatcccattagGTGATTTTGGTCAAGCTGAACTTGTCAAGCTGAACTTGTTACTGAGGCAGTACTTAAAAGGTACACGGTTTCTTCACTGATGATTTTGGTTTGAAGTGTCAATCAGACTGAATGTTCAAGGTCAAATCAATACAAGGAGGTTTTGATTGTCAGTTGATTGTAAGACCACTCCTTTTGGCTTGTACTTTGTGTTGTTCTACACATACGGTAGACAaatctcttcaaatcaaatctttatttattttggcaCTCTTGATTTATACAACCTTGATAAATCAGGCAATTTATATGACACTGATGTATTCCGTTTTTCTTTCCTTAACTACTTACAGCTCAGggctgggctgagcgggaactgtacttcggcagaggtagggaggcgagcaggccagaggtggatgaacgcagtgcccttctttggatgtagggactgatcagagcctgaaggtacggaggtgccgttcccctcacagctccgtaggcaagcaccatggtcttgtagcagatgcgagcttcaactggaagccagtggagtgtgcggaggagcggggtgacatgagagaacttgggaaggttgaacaccagacgggctgcggtgttctggatgagttgtaggggtttaatggcacaggcagggagccccgccaacagcgagttgcagtaatccagacgggagatgacaaatgcctggattaggacctgctccgcttcctgtgtaaggcagggtcgtactctgcgaatgttgtagagcatgaacctacaggatcgggtcaccgccttgatgttagcggagaacgacagggtgttgtccagggtcacgccaaggctcttagcactctgggaggaggacacaatggagttgtcaaccgtgatggcgagatcatggaacgggcagtccttccccgggaggaagagcagctccgtcttgccgaggttcagcttgaggtggtgatccgtcatccacactgatatgtctgccagacatgcagagatgcgattcgccacctggttatcagaagggggaaaggagaagattaattgtgtgttgtctgcg
Coding sequences within:
- the LOC115148715 gene encoding uncharacterized protein LOC115148715 isoform X1 translates to MEMFPSERKMDRNDERIKRALRRRPYVLKPVRVNTPDSVLWPTGKVHRRPKPSTSVQTPQIHKRPPIIVSYGQDQTSGDGWSINPEPLSQSGRVTRLMERKYDVTSSSSSDDFSIYSFTDCESECDDEDHERRTPPLKVEDGKVTKLDVKVMDEDDDLSLHSFDESDFLSPGKDSGPVSVKNGLSPLVTSAHRTLAEALRALPSAVGSPYPVNVPRPLTPLSPVIIAPPRTENFPYRHSPRLAPITNLSESGRKLLQEMAGVAPQEGKVNKKNKGKAKKVVKQEKASKMQQMGNVGGSKEEDKKEEKKSLGKRFLQWLLPKLRCSKK
- the LOC115148715 gene encoding uncharacterized protein LOC115148715 isoform X5, producing MEMFPSERKMDRNDERIKRALRRRPYVLKPVRVNTPDSVLWPTGKVHRRPKPSTSVQTPQIHKRPPIIVSYGQDQTSGDGWSINPEPLSQSGRVTRLMERKYDVTSSSSSDDFSIYSFTDCESECDDEDHERRTPPLKVEDGKVTKLDVKVMDEDDDLSLHSFDESDFLSPGKDSGPVSVKNGLSPLVTSAHRTLAEALRALPSAVGSPYPVNVPRPLTPLSPVIIAPPRTENFPYRHSPRLAPITNLSESGRKLLQEMAGVAPQVSSVAAAQTEMFKEIMANYYF
- the LOC115148715 gene encoding uncharacterized protein LOC115148715 isoform X2: MDRNDERIKRALRRRPYVLKPVRVNTPDSVLWPTGKVHRRPKPSTSVQTPQIHKRPPIIVSYGQDQTSGDGWSINPEPLSQSGRVTRLMERKYDVTSSSSSDDFSIYSFTDCESECDDEDHERRTPPLKVEDGKVTKLDVKVMDEDDDLSLHSFDESDFLSPGKDSGPVSVKNGLSPLVTSAHRTLAEALRALPSAVGSPYPVNVPRPLTPLSPVIIAPPRTENFPYRHSPRLAPITNLSESGRKLLQEMAGVAPQEGKVNKKNKGKAKKVVKQEKASKMQQMGNVGGSKEEDKKEEKKSLGKRFLQWLLPKLRCSKK
- the LOC115148715 gene encoding uncharacterized protein LOC115148715 isoform X4 is translated as MEMFPSERKMDRNDERIKRALRRRPYVLKPVRVNTPDSVLWPTGKVHRRPKPSTSVQTPQIHKRPSGRVTRLMERKYDVTSSSSSDDFSIYSFTDCESECDDEDHERRTPPLKVEDGKVTKLDVKVMDEDDDLSLHSFDESDFLSPGKDSGPVSVKNGLSPLVTSAHRTLAEALRALPSAVGSPYPVNVPRPLTPLSPVIIAPPRTENFPYRHSPRLAPITNLSESGRKLLQEMAGVAPQEGKVNKKNKGKAKKVVKQEKASKMQQMGNVGGSKEEDKKEEKKSLGKRFLQWLLPKLRCSKK
- the LOC115148715 gene encoding uncharacterized protein LOC115148715 isoform X3, with product MEMFPSERKMDRNDERIKRALRRRPYVLKPVRVNTPDSVLWPTGKVHRRPKPSTSVQTPQIHKRPPIIVSYGQDQTSGDGWSINPEPLSQSGRVTRLMERKYDVTSSSSSDDFSIYSFTDCESECDDEDHERRTPPLKVEDGKVTKLDVKVMDEDDDLSLHSFDESDFLSPGKDSGPVSVKNGLSPLVTSAHRTLAEALRALPSAVGSPYPVNVPRPLTPLSPVIIAPPRTENFPYRHSPRLAPITNLSESGRKLLQEMAGVAPQEGKVNKKNKGKAKKVVKQEKASKMQQMGNVGGSKEEDKKEEKKSLGKR